One window of Pectobacterium carotovorum genomic DNA carries:
- a CDS encoding AvrE-family type 3 secretion system effector — protein sequence MQKIQHVQPGLSTSEIAPATLAKTSLSQGTSTSASQKGAQSLIQQGLHDKNKPPELEQGNGSSVKSQDSRSTTLRELFSSEGVSQGLPRAPRDSLASGGPIQSLPRFASTEAAEIKISGNHTSTAAAKSDITLDSHGKLQFGKGLPEALTTLLQQTIGKNSQPFVAHHEHQDAQQHALADKSGRLFVIQSDDNQHIALHSSGRSAMPAGKLSASNVQLESTPERIALKTTAGESTSVPLSGRMNHELLTGVHRQPDSASGAGEQLRLHDGKLFALNTEFGVWQQSSDVAHSQLSRQGDGQLYAVKDDHTLSNLSSGTASSTFSDKITAFSANQNGQSAVLTEQDHLTQLHLMSTLDATPQPVALKLENGDPVFAKAVSLTAEHLLIADNDGKLYHAPLPKAGEPHATLTPASTPELNAVLGDDHRITGFAHDEHGQTQALATDRQGQKHVAPLGQNGLSPTPGWNLSDSLVVDNKLGLTTAAPEAKDTLDLGRLGQIGLQDGKVHFYNGNTKSWEASSVEASQLKRGLDNQAYTLKDGEIKPLSINQKSDTFTHGDNTVFALPQVRMTPSAGTALPGIDKDDGVSAMAVINRNKFIAVDKQGDLHFHQIKPGTDKLAAPPLVLPKNGLAGEIQDIALDHQQTLFALNKDGQLFQLPKTDWQNAANHDSAQWQPVKTPVEGKVSSLGTDAQHHLQVAHDDHELHTQQGNAWKTTVPKGEAPLPAEPRDAETVFGRLDVATKGMKIPLTGVTVKADVQVLGKTGEESQQVKSKLSDLLRAHLVSFTLDVPRPLKTFADHVQHQVSGREGLKPVYDMQTELLKKLDATTSQPQGAAMDLASKLDKLDLGEKGKPLMNLLKQFHTELESSSAKAALLIGRQQGVVNDNGVMNTEGKPASLHSREKDLAPVLLAAMESHPSSKTSTAATLLKTFVDSKTPIAQKPNSEAFGQQRDTSDALSLAKTRLVLDTLALGDLHKLTDRIGALSGTSPGEAALASMMKELNAMRQGDYGENPVKKMTDMGFTNHKSLEADYDSVKTFMKAFRKEDNAVSVTSKTVMQAASQTDMIDKMKSTVLSLDSNESIAFNRTYGGGASMSFVVSGTPLPFPPVPGGGVSGERNYNLSFSRGENGINVAFERSGGITGKVSYSGGYDVSEYLTGKTSAQMTQNINSKHSFAPDVRASFGVSASLQVAQQNALNFTLSEEELPGFIDGLSSGTINPLALLDKGEQHSVKAGKTVSFNLDGNAALELRAGINLTEKGAAPTSATLRGSVGVTASANVLSATRSSSVAQGEKSTTYTESDNRLRFMNQAAMGANATLSAGAARTTPEGTVPFFTSASIGVNVAADSRTNQSISLGMKKAEPLEKKDIDALTKTLNSAFNDPASQLLIDGVKKMAEPDDQLAILNTHFADKTAKTDDQHQGLMNLQKLNVRQDVAQRDGATLDSVKHTTSYTNLSKLTENGLFQVIGNHLFSSLPPSNADRINQLIADNPALKDIVSRLQDNDRASVTVSLELKDDVREKIEKGIQNKTHGKDDVIALFKDGNNLRLASIEVSKAVKKSEGFNTPAVIINASSSAGVSMNKLLGNVSFSYGQDQTVPQSYKLSGEIAKANPATANALQQLQQEGLQLNG from the coding sequence ATGCAGAAAATCCAGCATGTTCAGCCCGGTCTATCCACGTCGGAAATTGCACCTGCCACGTTAGCGAAAACATCGTTATCGCAGGGCACTAGCACCAGCGCGAGCCAGAAAGGTGCGCAGTCCCTGATTCAGCAAGGTTTGCATGATAAAAACAAACCGCCCGAGCTGGAGCAGGGAAATGGCAGTTCAGTGAAGAGCCAGGACTCGCGCTCGACTACCTTGCGCGAGCTCTTTTCATCGGAAGGTGTGAGTCAGGGGTTACCGCGCGCGCCGCGTGATTCGCTGGCATCGGGCGGACCGATCCAGAGCCTGCCGCGTTTTGCCTCCACCGAAGCTGCTGAGATCAAAATAAGCGGCAATCATACCTCTACAGCAGCCGCGAAATCCGATATTACGCTGGACAGCCACGGTAAACTTCAGTTCGGCAAAGGCTTGCCGGAAGCCTTGACCACGCTGCTACAACAGACCATTGGGAAGAATAGCCAGCCGTTCGTGGCCCACCATGAACATCAGGATGCGCAGCAGCACGCGCTAGCCGACAAATCAGGGCGGCTGTTCGTGATTCAAAGTGATGACAATCAACATATTGCGCTTCACAGCAGCGGCCGTAGCGCGATGCCTGCGGGCAAACTGAGTGCAAGTAACGTACAGCTGGAGTCCACGCCGGAACGTATTGCTCTGAAAACAACCGCTGGCGAATCTACGAGTGTGCCGCTATCCGGACGCATGAACCACGAGCTGTTAACTGGTGTCCACCGACAGCCCGATTCAGCGTCAGGCGCGGGTGAGCAACTGCGTCTTCATGACGGCAAGCTCTTTGCGTTGAATACCGAGTTTGGCGTCTGGCAGCAAAGCAGCGATGTCGCCCACAGCCAGTTATCCCGGCAGGGGGATGGTCAGCTGTATGCCGTCAAAGACGACCACACGTTGAGCAATTTGTCGTCGGGGACGGCGTCATCAACCTTCAGCGATAAAATTACGGCGTTTTCTGCCAATCAGAACGGGCAATCTGCCGTGCTGACCGAGCAGGATCACCTTACGCAGTTGCATCTGATGAGCACGCTGGATGCCACGCCGCAGCCGGTGGCTCTTAAGCTGGAAAATGGCGATCCCGTGTTTGCGAAAGCGGTGAGCTTAACCGCTGAACACCTGCTGATTGCCGATAATGACGGCAAACTTTACCACGCACCGCTACCAAAGGCGGGCGAACCGCACGCCACATTGACTCCGGCCAGCACGCCGGAACTGAATGCGGTGCTGGGCGACGACCATCGTATTACCGGATTTGCCCACGATGAACATGGCCAGACGCAGGCGCTTGCCACCGATCGTCAGGGACAAAAGCACGTCGCACCTCTGGGGCAAAATGGGCTGTCGCCAACGCCGGGGTGGAACCTGAGCGACAGTCTGGTGGTGGATAATAAACTGGGGCTGACCACGGCAGCGCCCGAGGCGAAAGACACCTTAGATCTGGGACGACTGGGGCAGATCGGTCTACAGGACGGCAAAGTCCATTTTTACAACGGCAATACCAAAAGCTGGGAGGCATCCAGCGTTGAAGCCAGCCAGCTCAAGCGCGGGCTGGACAATCAGGCTTACACGCTAAAAGACGGTGAAATCAAGCCTCTGTCCATTAACCAGAAGTCAGACACGTTTACGCACGGCGACAACACCGTGTTTGCGCTGCCGCAGGTGCGTATGACGCCGTCTGCGGGCACCGCGCTCCCTGGCATCGACAAGGACGATGGCGTCTCGGCGATGGCAGTGATCAACCGTAATAAATTTATTGCCGTCGATAAGCAGGGCGATCTGCATTTCCACCAGATCAAGCCGGGAACGGATAAGCTCGCAGCGCCACCGCTGGTGCTGCCTAAAAATGGCTTGGCCGGTGAGATACAAGACATCGCGCTGGATCACCAGCAGACGCTCTTTGCCCTGAATAAAGACGGACAGCTTTTCCAACTGCCGAAAACCGACTGGCAAAATGCGGCGAATCACGACAGTGCACAATGGCAGCCGGTGAAGACGCCGGTAGAAGGCAAAGTGAGTTCGTTGGGCACGGACGCACAGCATCATTTGCAGGTTGCGCATGACGACCATGAATTACACACCCAGCAAGGGAACGCGTGGAAAACAACCGTGCCAAAAGGGGAGGCGCCGTTACCCGCAGAGCCTCGTGACGCAGAAACGGTGTTTGGCCGACTGGATGTGGCGACAAAGGGAATGAAGATACCGTTAACCGGGGTAACGGTTAAAGCCGATGTTCAGGTTTTGGGTAAAACGGGTGAAGAGTCGCAGCAGGTTAAAAGCAAACTGTCAGATCTGCTGCGAGCCCATCTGGTCTCATTCACCTTAGACGTGCCGCGGCCATTAAAAACCTTTGCCGACCATGTGCAGCATCAGGTCAGCGGGCGTGAAGGCTTGAAGCCTGTTTATGACATGCAAACCGAATTACTGAAAAAGCTGGATGCCACAACGAGCCAGCCGCAGGGCGCGGCGATGGATCTGGCGAGTAAGCTAGACAAGCTGGATCTGGGGGAAAAAGGGAAACCGCTGATGAACCTGCTAAAACAGTTCCATACCGAACTGGAAAGCAGCTCGGCCAAAGCGGCGCTGCTGATCGGCAGGCAGCAGGGCGTAGTGAACGATAACGGCGTGATGAACACGGAAGGCAAGCCTGCCAGCCTGCATAGCAGAGAAAAAGATCTGGCTCCGGTGCTGCTGGCGGCGATGGAAAGCCATCCGTCATCGAAAACGAGTACCGCTGCGACACTGCTAAAAACCTTCGTAGACAGTAAAACGCCAATAGCCCAAAAGCCGAACAGCGAAGCGTTTGGGCAGCAGCGGGATACCAGCGATGCACTGTCACTGGCGAAAACGCGGTTGGTGCTGGATACCCTGGCGCTGGGGGACTTGCATAAGCTGACGGATCGAATCGGTGCGCTATCCGGCACGTCGCCGGGTGAGGCGGCACTGGCATCGATGATGAAGGAACTTAATGCGATGCGGCAGGGAGATTACGGCGAAAACCCGGTGAAGAAGATGACCGACATGGGGTTCACCAATCATAAGTCGCTGGAGGCGGATTACGATTCGGTTAAAACCTTTATGAAAGCGTTCAGGAAAGAAGACAACGCCGTCAGCGTAACCTCAAAAACCGTGATGCAGGCGGCCAGCCAGACGGACATGATCGATAAAATGAAGTCGACCGTGCTGTCGCTGGATAGCAACGAAAGCATTGCCTTTAACCGAACCTATGGCGGCGGGGCATCCATGTCGTTTGTGGTCAGCGGCACACCGTTGCCTTTCCCTCCGGTGCCGGGCGGCGGCGTCAGCGGCGAACGAAATTACAACCTGAGCTTTTCCCGTGGTGAAAACGGCATCAATGTCGCTTTCGAGCGTTCGGGCGGCATTACCGGGAAAGTGAGCTATTCCGGCGGATATGACGTCAGCGAGTATCTGACAGGAAAAACCTCGGCGCAGATGACACAAAACATTAACAGTAAACATAGTTTTGCACCGGATGTCCGTGCCTCCTTCGGTGTATCCGCCAGCCTGCAGGTCGCACAGCAAAACGCCCTGAACTTTACCCTTAGTGAAGAAGAGCTACCCGGATTTATTGACGGCCTGTCGAGCGGTACCATCAACCCGCTTGCCCTGTTGGATAAAGGGGAACAGCACAGCGTGAAGGCGGGTAAAACGGTCAGCTTCAATCTGGATGGTAATGCAGCGCTGGAACTGCGCGCCGGCATCAACCTGACGGAAAAAGGCGCAGCACCAACCAGCGCCACGTTACGCGGGTCGGTTGGCGTGACGGCGAGTGCCAATGTGCTGTCTGCCACCCGTTCCTCCAGCGTCGCGCAAGGCGAGAAATCCACCACCTATACGGAATCCGACAACCGCCTGCGCTTCATGAATCAGGCTGCGATGGGGGCAAACGCGACGCTCAGCGCCGGAGCCGCCAGAACCACGCCTGAGGGCACTGTCCCGTTCTTCACCTCGGCCAGCATCGGGGTGAATGTGGCGGCAGACTCGCGTACTAACCAATCAATTAGTCTGGGTATGAAGAAAGCCGAGCCGCTGGAGAAAAAGGATATCGACGCGCTGACTAAAACGCTGAACTCTGCCTTTAATGATCCGGCCAGTCAGCTCTTAATCGACGGTGTGAAAAAGATGGCTGAGCCGGACGACCAGCTCGCCATCCTGAATACACATTTTGCGGATAAAACGGCAAAAACCGACGATCAGCATCAGGGATTGATGAATTTGCAAAAACTGAACGTGCGGCAGGATGTCGCACAGCGCGACGGCGCGACGCTGGATAGCGTCAAGCACACGACGTCCTACACCAATCTCAGCAAACTGACGGAAAACGGGCTGTTTCAGGTCATCGGCAACCATTTGTTCTCTTCGTTGCCGCCGAGCAATGCCGATCGTATCAATCAACTGATCGCGGACAACCCAGCGCTGAAGGACATCGTGAGCCGCTTGCAGGATAACGACAGAGCTTCGGTGACAGTCTCGCTGGAACTGAAAGACGATGTGCGGGAAAAGATCGAGAAGGGCATTCAGAACAAGACGCACGGTAAGGATGACGTCATCGCGCTGTTCAAAGACGGCAATAATTTGCGACTCGCCAGCATTGAAGTCTCGAAGGCGGTGAAGAAGAGCGAAGGGTTCAATACTCCGGCGGTCATCATCAACGCGTCAAGCAGCGCGGGCGTCAGTATGAATAAACTGCTCGGCAACGTCAGCTTTAGCTACGGACAGGATCAAACCGTGCCGCAAAGTTACAAACTGAGCGGCGAGATTGCAAAAGCCAATCCTGCTACCGCTAACGCGTTGCAGCAGCTCCAGCAGGAAGGCCTACAGCTTAACGGTTAA
- a CDS encoding ShlB/FhaC/HecB family hemolysin secretion/activation protein, translated as MRGFFRLMLITPALFSYTVFSAPLNPADRIDIQQRQAEVIDQSRQQRDSLLQLNQTQATISSSGGSDAGHCFFIKDIHYHNSSLLREKDKNKLNKDYINRCLNVNDINKLIHDVSNWYIERGYITSRAFIAEQDLSGGVLQIDILEGRLESININNQSTWALKQVFPGLEGDILNLRDIEQGMEQLNRMPTQQVSIEIQPGSQPGYSIVNLTSKKQIPLTANIGFDNSGQKSTGERQLSGGLWADNVLGLADQWFVNGGHSSEFRDSRNVESLQAGVSLPYGYWTLSYDYSQSRYRNDFINRDFVWHSTGDSQTHRATLSRVVFRNGDMKTSLSAGLSHRIGKNYLNDVLLQSSSRKLSSAIIGINHSQKLWGGLATLNPAYSRGTRWFGAESDEGKSDDALRAEFNKVTLAASYYYPIADNLHYLTNVYGQYSPQRLYGSEQVTLGGETSVRGFKEQYLSGNRGGYWRNEVNWRAAQLPLLGSVTLTAAVDGGHLFSHQADSESAGTLWGAAVGVGVANQYLSQQITVGWPLAHPDWLQPDSAVVYYRVGLSF; from the coding sequence ATGCGTGGTTTTTTCAGGCTGATGCTTATCACGCCTGCGCTATTTTCTTATACCGTATTTTCCGCGCCACTTAATCCGGCAGACAGAATTGATATTCAGCAGCGGCAAGCCGAGGTGATCGATCAATCTCGGCAGCAGCGCGATTCCTTATTGCAATTAAATCAAACACAAGCAACGATAAGTTCAAGCGGTGGAAGTGATGCCGGACACTGCTTTTTCATTAAGGATATTCATTATCACAATAGCTCCCTGCTGCGTGAAAAAGATAAAAATAAGTTAAATAAAGATTATATTAATCGTTGCCTTAATGTTAACGATATAAATAAGCTGATTCATGATGTCAGTAATTGGTATATCGAGCGGGGGTATATCACTAGCCGAGCCTTTATTGCTGAACAAGATCTTTCTGGCGGTGTATTGCAGATCGATATTCTGGAAGGTCGCCTCGAATCTATTAATATTAATAATCAATCGACGTGGGCATTAAAACAGGTTTTTCCGGGGTTGGAAGGTGACATTCTCAATCTTCGGGATATTGAGCAGGGCATGGAACAGCTCAACCGCATGCCGACGCAGCAGGTAAGCATCGAAATTCAGCCCGGCAGCCAGCCTGGCTATTCCATCGTGAACCTTACCAGTAAAAAACAAATTCCGCTGACGGCAAACATCGGTTTTGATAATAGCGGACAGAAAAGTACCGGAGAACGGCAGCTCAGCGGCGGCCTGTGGGCGGATAACGTGCTGGGGCTGGCCGACCAGTGGTTTGTCAACGGCGGGCACAGCAGCGAGTTTCGCGATAGTCGCAATGTCGAGAGCTTACAGGCGGGCGTGTCGCTGCCCTATGGTTACTGGACGCTCAGCTACGACTACTCCCAAAGCCGTTATCGCAACGATTTCATCAACCGGGATTTTGTCTGGCATTCAACCGGCGACAGCCAGACGCACCGCGCCACGCTGTCACGCGTGGTGTTTCGCAACGGCGACATGAAAACCAGCCTCTCGGCGGGCCTGTCGCACCGTATCGGAAAGAACTACCTCAACGATGTCCTGCTGCAATCCAGCAGCCGTAAACTCAGCAGCGCGATTATCGGCATCAACCACAGCCAGAAACTGTGGGGCGGGCTGGCGACGCTCAACCCGGCTTACAGCAGAGGAACGCGCTGGTTCGGCGCGGAAAGCGATGAAGGGAAATCTGATGATGCGCTGCGCGCCGAATTTAACAAGGTGACGCTGGCGGCTAGCTACTACTACCCGATTGCTGACAACCTTCATTATCTCACCAACGTCTACGGCCAGTATTCACCGCAGCGCCTGTATGGCAGCGAACAGGTAACGCTGGGCGGTGAAACCTCCGTGCGCGGTTTCAAAGAGCAGTATCTCTCAGGCAATCGCGGCGGCTACTGGCGCAATGAAGTCAACTGGCGAGCGGCGCAGTTGCCGCTATTGGGCAGTGTCACCCTGACGGCAGCGGTCGACGGCGGGCACCTCTTCTCGCATCAGGCGGACAGTGAATCGGCGGGTACGCTCTGGGGAGCCGCGGTAGGCGTGGGTGTCGCAAACCAATATCTATCACAACAAATCACGGTTGGCTGGCCGTTGGCACATCCCGACTGGCTACAACCGGATAGCGCCGTGGTGTATTACCGCGTTGGGCTTTCTTTTTAA
- a CDS encoding DNA-binding protein, with protein MPNTMTSPAPTRWADLARQGGYITPAQRESFTQAIHLVRTQLNTVLSQSGSLRRGEFEFDAFVDSLEQDFLHQADIHTKNGLHSDVAQTSFWVARLIADRFIAVRQL; from the coding sequence ATGCCAAACACGATGACCTCTCCCGCACCGACACGCTGGGCGGATCTTGCCAGACAAGGCGGATACATTACGCCGGCGCAACGTGAATCGTTCACGCAGGCGATCCATTTAGTGAGAACACAGTTGAACACGGTACTCAGCCAGTCAGGATCGCTGCGACGGGGTGAGTTCGAGTTCGATGCCTTTGTGGACTCGCTGGAGCAGGATTTCCTGCATCAGGCCGACATCCATACGAAGAACGGGCTACATAGCGACGTGGCACAGACCTCGTTCTGGGTCGCCCGCCTGATCGCCGATCGTTTTATTGCGGTGCGTCAACTGTAA
- a CDS encoding type III secretion protein HrpN translates to MMLNSLGGGASLQITIKAGGNGGLFPSQSSQNGGSPSQSAFGGQRSNIAEQLSDIMTTMMFMGSMMGGGMSGGLGGLGSSLGGLGGGLLGGGLGGGLGSSLGSGLGSALGGGLGGALGAGMNAMNPSAMMGSLLFSALEDLLGGGMSQQQQGGLFGNKQPSSPEISAYTQGVNDALSAILGNGLSQTKGQTSPLQLGNNGLQGLSGAGAFNQLGSTLGMSVGQKAGLQELNNISTHNDSPTRYFVDKEDRKMAKEIGQFMDQYPEVFGKPEYQKDNWQTAKQDDKSWAKALSKPDDDGMTKGSMDKFMKAVGMIKSAVAGDTGNTNLHARGNGGASLGIDAAMIGDRIVNMGLKKLAD, encoded by the coding sequence ATTATGCTTAATTCTCTTGGTGGCGGAGCTTCTCTGCAAATCACGATCAAAGCGGGTGGTAACGGCGGTTTATTTCCATCTCAGTCTTCACAAAATGGCGGATCGCCATCGCAGTCGGCGTTTGGTGGCCAGCGTAGCAACATCGCAGAACAGCTGTCCGATATCATGACGACCATGATGTTCATGGGCAGCATGATGGGCGGCGGCATGAGCGGTGGCCTTGGGGGTTTAGGCAGCAGCCTGGGCGGACTCGGTGGTGGTTTGCTGGGTGGTGGACTGGGGGGCGGTCTCGGCAGTAGTCTTGGTAGTGGACTGGGCAGTGCGCTCGGCGGCGGATTAGGCGGTGCGCTGGGTGCTGGCATGAATGCTATGAATCCATCGGCCATGATGGGTAGCCTGTTGTTTAGCGCGCTGGAAGATCTGCTGGGCGGTGGGATGTCGCAGCAGCAGCAGGGTGGGCTTTTCGGCAACAAACAGCCGTCGTCGCCGGAAATTTCTGCCTATACCCAAGGCGTTAACGATGCGCTGTCCGCAATTCTGGGCAACGGCCTGAGCCAGACGAAAGGGCAAACGTCACCGCTGCAATTGGGTAATAACGGTCTGCAAGGCTTGAGCGGCGCGGGTGCGTTTAATCAGCTGGGTAGCACGCTGGGGATGAGCGTCGGGCAAAAAGCCGGTTTGCAGGAGTTGAACAACATCAGTACGCACAATGACAGCCCGACGCGTTACTTCGTCGATAAAGAAGACCGTAAGATGGCGAAAGAGATTGGTCAGTTTATGGATCAATATCCTGAAGTCTTCGGCAAGCCGGAATACCAGAAAGATAACTGGCAGACGGCGAAGCAGGATGACAAATCTTGGGCTAAAGCGCTGAGCAAACCGGATGATGACGGCATGACCAAGGGCAGCATGGATAAATTCATGAAGGCGGTTGGCATGATCAAGAGCGCGGTAGCGGGTGATACCGGCAACACTAACCTGCACGCTCGCGGCAACGGCGGCGCGTCGCTGGGTATTGATGCAGCGATGATCGGCGACCGTATCGTCAATATGGGGTTGAAGAAGCTCGCGGATTAA
- a CDS encoding type III secretion protein produces the protein MSEPAAVFDNQHDFLAAQETAPAACWTVQPGVTLWFTAVSARQATLTLTLAPARHYPGMLRQILQRRFLEADALFAISLSLDEQQHLRLCRALSILTDSVAAIDELWRLAGLPPR, from the coding sequence ATGAGTGAGCCAGCGGCGGTATTCGACAATCAGCATGACTTTCTCGCGGCGCAGGAAACGGCGCCGGCCGCTTGTTGGACGGTACAACCGGGCGTCACGCTGTGGTTTACGGCCGTGTCGGCGCGGCAGGCGACACTCACCTTAACGCTGGCTCCCGCGCGACATTACCCCGGAATGCTGCGGCAAATTTTACAACGCCGCTTTCTGGAGGCTGACGCGCTGTTTGCTATTAGCTTGAGCCTGGATGAACAGCAACATCTGCGGTTATGTCGCGCGTTATCCATATTGACTGACTCGGTTGCGGCAATCGATGAACTGTGGCGTTTGGCCGGTCTGCCGCCGCGCTGA
- a CDS encoding CesT family type III secretion system chaperone, producing the protein MTPTQQHITRLLRHYGALSRTQLGLQDGICALREPDGQEAVVLEVPASSGVLLLHSDVMRFQGEVSTAVYQFMLMLNFEMAAMKGCWLALDENATLRLCTQHTAESLDEPSFTALLPAFISQAKETRLLIRGLLPRFIAA; encoded by the coding sequence ATGACACCCACACAACAGCATATTACTCGGCTATTACGCCATTACGGTGCGCTCAGCCGTACTCAGTTGGGCTTGCAGGACGGCATCTGCGCGCTACGCGAACCTGACGGTCAGGAGGCAGTGGTGTTGGAAGTCCCTGCCAGCAGCGGCGTGCTGCTATTACACAGCGATGTGATGCGCTTTCAGGGGGAGGTTAGCACGGCGGTGTATCAGTTCATGCTGATGCTTAACTTTGAAATGGCGGCGATGAAAGGCTGCTGGCTGGCGCTGGATGAGAATGCGACGCTGCGTTTGTGCACTCAGCACACCGCAGAATCGCTGGACGAACCGAGCTTTACTGCGCTGCTGCCTGCCTTTATCAGCCAGGCCAAAGAGACCCGACTGTTGATTCGCGGCTTATTACCACGGTTCATCGCGGCGTAA
- a CDS encoding pectate lyase codes for MADMTITLSIQPGAGLSSTGLNSPLSGSNSGASQRSAQQDSQLMEALGTLLSALLPNAQGNTPSSTDGSPLGQGGAGNGGSSALGQNGSPADMLMKLLETLIQGKNGQEAGNPLSSGSSGAAGGNGGASPLTGSSGTGGAGGTQNPEDLSRSLLQDSAGSALDNAISPTADGGGQLSGNDLLKALLELIGNLMDSQKGEFGQPQEKGQSQGGGSPSVGAPQASSGGGSPAAPSAGGGGSPAAPSAPSSPVGGSGGGASAPLTAAPTGVDGGSAASPTTSTAGAGPVAFPKASGDATVVNDTIKVGPGEVFDGGGKTFTAGSKLGDGGQAEGQKPVFELAPGATLKNVVFGDNAADGVHVRGDAKIDNVHWTNVGEDALTVKSNTGKPANVEITNSSAQGASDKIFQLNADANLTIDNFKAKDFGTFVRTNGGQQGNWNLNLSNIDAENGKFSFVKSDSEGLNVKGSNINLTNVNNHYKVPDSANLQVK; via the coding sequence ATGGCCGATATGACGATTACGCTCAGCATACAACCCGGCGCAGGACTGTCATCGACAGGTCTTAATTCCCCGCTTTCGGGCAGCAACAGCGGGGCTTCGCAACGCTCTGCACAGCAGGATAGCCAGCTCATGGAGGCGCTGGGCACATTGCTTAGCGCGCTCTTGCCTAATGCACAGGGCAATACGCCATCCTCAACCGATGGCAGCCCGCTGGGCCAGGGCGGTGCGGGCAACGGCGGTAGCTCGGCGTTAGGGCAAAACGGCAGCCCTGCCGATATGCTGATGAAACTGCTGGAAACGCTGATTCAGGGCAAAAATGGTCAGGAAGCGGGTAATCCACTCTCTTCCGGCTCGTCGGGCGCGGCAGGCGGCAACGGCGGTGCCTCACCGCTGACAGGTTCATCCGGCACGGGTGGCGCAGGCGGTACACAGAACCCAGAAGATCTGAGCCGTTCTCTACTGCAAGATTCGGCAGGCAGCGCATTAGATAATGCGATTAGCCCAACGGCAGACGGCGGTGGCCAACTGAGCGGTAACGATCTGCTAAAAGCGCTGCTGGAATTGATCGGCAATCTGATGGATTCACAGAAAGGTGAATTCGGCCAGCCGCAAGAAAAAGGACAGTCACAAGGTGGCGGATCGCCGTCTGTGGGTGCACCGCAGGCTTCATCCGGCGGTGGCTCGCCTGCCGCACCGTCTGCTGGCGGTGGGGGTTCACCTGCTGCACCATCAGCGCCGTCTTCACCCGTTGGGGGTAGCGGCGGCGGCGCGTCTGCTCCACTAACAGCCGCCCCAACTGGCGTTGATGGCGGTTCGGCGGCATCCCCCACGACGTCAACAGCAGGTGCTGGCCCAGTGGCATTCCCAAAGGCCAGCGGTGATGCCACCGTGGTAAATGACACTATAAAAGTCGGCCCCGGCGAAGTCTTTGACGGCGGTGGTAAAACCTTTACCGCAGGCAGCAAGTTAGGCGACGGCGGTCAGGCTGAAGGCCAGAAGCCGGTATTTGAGCTGGCTCCGGGCGCAACGCTGAAAAACGTGGTGTTTGGTGACAATGCGGCAGATGGCGTACACGTGCGCGGCGATGCCAAAATTGATAACGTGCATTGGACCAACGTAGGTGAAGATGCGCTGACGGTGAAATCCAATACTGGTAAGCCTGCCAACGTTGAAATCACCAACAGTAGCGCTCAGGGCGCTTCCGATAAGATTTTCCAGTTGAACGCGGATGCCAACCTGACCATCGATAATTTCAAAGCGAAAGATTTCGGTACGTTTGTCCGCACCAACGGTGGGCAACAAGGTAACTGGAACTTGAACCTGAGCAACATTGACGCAGAAAACGGCAAGTTCTCATTTGTGAAAAGCGACAGTGAAGGGTTGAACGTCAAAGGCAGCAATATCAACCTGACGAACGTCAATAATCACTACAAAGTGCCGGATTCCGCCAACTTACAGGTGAAGTAA
- a CDS encoding type III secretion protein HrpT: MNHKALSVALIALLLSACTAPRQVANCASVTCRPQPETRQLIIWWQPDLRSGPADYSRVSVDE, from the coding sequence ATGAATCATAAAGCACTATCCGTCGCGCTGATCGCACTCCTGCTGAGCGCCTGCACTGCCCCGCGGCAGGTCGCCAACTGTGCCTCGGTGACCTGTCGTCCGCAGCCGGAAACGCGGCAATTAATCATCTGGTGGCAGCCCGATTTGCGTAGCGGCCCGGCGGATTACAGCAGGGTCAGCGTGGATGAGTGA